The window atggtatatacaaacagtgctgcagtaatgtggttgtgttaataaaatttatcagtaaaatttacatgtataacaggaCAGACAGTacgatgtcaaggcagatacagcattagcaccttacaataataaaacaacgccaacatgatagcctttttatgagacacaataaggaaaacaaatgcatgaaaatatatatatactgagaaacatgctagaaaatgctgcatgtggataataaGTAGGTATAGCAgtacatgaagaacatagcatgacacaATAACAGTATAATGTTAATTtaatgcaagcatgacataacaataagacaATGTTaatcaacgcaacacttgtggatagacaacatttttggtttttctgtcgggtgtatgaatatacagttttcggcttgtgcctacttttgagcaggcaacgtacagctggccatggctaaagcagggggacagtaagtcgataccagctacTTTGAGAGACTGACCTTGCGACTTGTTGATGGTCATAGCGAAGCAGACTCTGATGGGGAACTGAAtccttttaaattcaaatggtAGATCGGTTGGAATAATTGGGATCCTTGGAATAAAAACGTATTCTCCTCTACCAGATGCTGAAATGATTTTGGCCTGAATTACGTGCGAAAACATTTGCGCAACAATTAGCCGAGTGCCATTACATAACTTTGGAGGATTGAGGTTGCGAAGAAGCATGATCGGTGTTCCTATCTTTAGCTGCAATTTGTGAGCAGGAAGTCCGGGCAAGTCCAGTGAGTTTAAGAATTCCACAGGATATTCTACAGCAGCGTCATCAGTCAACGACGTATCAACAGAAGTGAAGGTTTTTGAATTGCCAGGTAGTTGGGCTAAAAGCTGTGAGTTTATGGCAGCAGCTGCATCATTCCGGGGGCAAAGAATAGCTCGCTCAGATAACCAATAAACATCTTGGAACCTCTGTCGCAGATTAGGGTAGACGTTCTCCTGAAGTTCTTCGGTTGAATCCACAAAAGTGCCGTAGCCATCAAGTGACACCAAACCATCCTCAGCACTGACTGGCAAACGCCCTTCACCAATACGCAGCAGTCCAGCAGCGAAATGTGCACTCGTTTCGTCGCCAAGAATAGCGGCACGCATGTTTCTTGTCAAATGCAGCTGCACAACAGACGGCCACAAAAATGATGCTTTGATACATACATTTATCTCATCAGCGGGTGTGCCTCTTTGTATGACAGGCAACGTTTGGCAAAAATCTCCAGAAAGTAAAAGAGTTACCCCACCGAAAAGTCTATTATTTTCACGCAAGTCCTTTAGTGTAAGATTTAGAGCTTCAAATGCGAGCTTGTGCGACATTGTGCACTCATCCCACACAATAAGAACGCATCGTTGCAGAAGTTGGGCAGTTCCGCTGTTCTTTTTGATATTGCACACAGGATTCTCAGTTCTGGCCAAATTAAGAGGCAGTTTCAGTGCTGAATGCACAGTGCGGCTACCAGGGAGTAAGGTAGCTGCAATACCAGATGAAGCTACAGCCAAAGCAATTTTTCCAGACTCTCGTACTTTCGCCAATATAAGATTAGTGACGAAGGTTTTGCCGGTCCCACCTGGTGCGTGAAGAAACACCACACCGCCACTGTTTTGTTCAATTTTCTCCAAAACCGTGTTATATGCAGCTCTTTGCTCTTCCAGCAGCAGCGGTTCATTGGTTTCAACATGGCAACGAAGCTCTTCACGGTCATACGCTGTTTCGCGTAATATTtccctgcaaacaacaggttgctCCACTCTAACAGGCCTGGGAAGTCCATAAACTGAGAGGTTGTTGTTTGTGACCTCGAGCACTTGGTCCTCGATAAATATAAGAGCAATATTGAACATTCTATCTGTAAACTGCAGTTGTTGATCCTGAAGCAGTTGTCGCTCATGAAACAGGATGTCTTCAGCCAAATGTTCCTTAAACTCTTCCCACAGCTGAAGAAGGTGAGAAAGCTGGCAGGTGCTTAACATAATAGCAAACAACTTGCGCATTTGGGCAGGTGACCGTACAGTTGCAGCTTCTTCCAAGGCCTCCCTCCACTGTGCATCATCTTCCAATAGCCCCAAACGCCTGCATGCTTCATGGAAAGTAGCACAGACATGACCTTCAACAGTTCTTAAATGCTGAAAGGACATTGGGCCAACCACGTGATGTAGCATGATTCGAAGAAAGAAACATTCACGATTGTTGTGGTGAACAGTGTATACTCGTGCTAGGGCATCAGTTTGATATATGCCAAGATGATCAGGCACTGCAGCTCCATGAACTCGTCTCTTCCAGCATTTTGTGGATGCGTCAAAGGTGTAATAGGCTGGCAATTGGCAGTACAGAATCGTCCTGGCAAAATCATCAAGTGTACAAAGCTTGAAAAAGGCTGTAAGGGTAGTGTCACGTGGTTCTTGAAGTTGTTGCTGAAGATTTGCTTCAGTGAAATACACTCTCTGGCCATTCTCAAGATGGACACTCAGATGCTGAACAGTCAGGTGTCGTGCATGAATGGGGAGACTGAAGATGCGCCACATCGCTTCATTTGCACTGATGTACCTTCCACTCTCATAGCGAGCTACTTCATCAACCTGTGCTCCATCTCTTTCCAAGCCAAACACTGCTTGATCACTACCCTTGTTGACatatttgcaaatgtatttGATGGACTTCACTGAGTTGCAAAATTTGACATTGATGTGCGCATTGAATACTTTGGACAGCAAAGGGCAGTAAGGCACTATCCATCTATTGTCCAAAGTGATGTCGTAGGCCTCTCCAACAGCTTGCAATGTGTGTTGTTTGGTGAAACCTCCATCATCAGCGGAACGATGGCACATGTACCAAGAAGTACCCTAAGGCTCTCATTAAAGACACAGTTACTGGCATAGATGGGTATTCATTGTATAAAGATACAATGAATACCCATCTATGCCAGTAACTGTGTCTTTAATGAGAGCCTTAGGGTACTTCTTGGTACATGTGCCATCTTTCATGCAGGGTGAACCGGGGTTTACCTGGCCACATGGACCATGTACCATGTGCTTGGTGACAATTTCAAATAGCTGGGGTCTTCCACTCGATTTGGTATTTCTGCAGAAATGACACAATCAACCTGTTCTGGCCTGATGCGATCGCATAACCAAATTAGAATGTGTGCATGAGGGAGTCCACGTTTTTGCCATTCAATGGTGTACATATGGCATTGCACAGCGCCAAATATTGCACCGGTGGTGATGTAATCCATTAGTTGCTTTAGTTTTAGGTGAAATACTCTTGCAACCACATCGTGTCTGTCATAGCTTTGCTGACCAGGCAGCAATTCATTGGAAATCTCATCCCATTTGCTGTTGCAGGTAAATGTGATGAAGAGGTCTGGTCTGCCGTAATGTCGCACATATGTCATGGCATCCTGCATACGCTCATGCATGTAGCGTGGGCCACCAGTAAAAGACGAAGGTAAAATCACCACGTTACCTAGTTGGTTTGCATTGCGATCATCAGCCACTGCATCACGCAGGTGGATGTAGTCATCAGCTCTTAGCCGTGTCTGATGGTGGCGGATAAAGCTAAGTCTTTCAGTTTCAATTTTAGCGTACATATCAACTGCAAACTTCAAAAACAGCTTTCGGCACCTGTGAATGTAGTTGAAGCTACCATCACGAACCATCAGCCTGCTAGCATAAAAATCCATAGCAGAAACTTTTCGTGTACCTGGCTCTCCTGTGCGAATGTCAGTCTGTCGCAGCTGAAAGTTGTAGCCATCGTCACCTCGCCAGAAAATGAGTGGATACTGCAGGGTGTCATATGCTCTGTGCGTCTCAGATATCCTCTGCAGTTCATTGCTGCGTAACTGCAGAACAATATCCCGCCTTTCAAACTGCTGTCCAACTATTTGAATGGCAACTTCATCTATGACAGGAGCATTGAATCTTTTTTCATGCTCTCCAACAGGGTGTTTGTCAGCATGAATGACAATTCGCAAGTCATCCGTGTTTTCAGGCAGCCTCTCCCGAGCAGTTTTGAAATCACGcacatatttattttgctcGTGTAGAACATCCTGCAGCTCACGGATTACGTTTAATCGCACTCCTTCAACAATACCACGCCGACGTTCTGCCTCTGCCTGCTGGTCACCCATGAAATAGATTTGCAGGAACTGTGGTTGCTCACCCGGTATCGGAAGCAAGGATCCAATCAAATGGTAGATTTGACCCTGAACCTTGAAATTTGGGTTAAATCCAGGCTCATCAATGGTTTTAGCTCCAAATGATGTCATTTGAAAACAGCTGTTATATTTTCGTATATTCCCAAAAAAATGTTCAGAATCAGGATTTGCGCCTTGGAATAGGCGAGTCAATACAGGTGGAATATCCTCAGAGAATGGTCGTAGGCGAACTTTCCCATTGTTGCAACAAATGCCTGGCCTTTCGTCTTTCCAgtgtaaggcattacatctggaacaCTTTTtagacattcgtcccataaaaaatttctgatgggccctatactgtgttacaggattgtagtcaagtgcgaagttttctgcccatgcACGGCGCCTGGTAAGTTGTGGCGGccaagcagctgctgtagttagtgtaTCTTGCCGTgggagtcgctgctgggtcggctcagcagtctctgcacttctagcagctgcagcatctatgccggcctgctctcgatgtacctgtgtttgttcagcggtttctgctgttctagcagctgctattctgtttcgttgtaggcgtagctgtgtttgctctgcagtttccgcacttctagcagatgcagtagctattctgtcttattgtaggcgtagctgtgtttgctctgccgtttctgcacttctagcagctgcagtagcagttctgttttgttgtaggcgtagctgtgttagctctgcagtttctgcacttctagcagctgcaatagcagttctgtttcgttgtaggtgCAGCTGTGTTtgttctgcagtttctgcacttctagcagctgcagtagcagttctgtttcgttgtaggcgtagctgtgtttgctctgcagtttctgctcgtctagctgctgctttgcgaattcggtctctttctctacgggaatcaatctgttcttgcgtttgggcagtaggctttttggaaggcattgtactgcttcaagcgtttctaaaagtgaataagatggtgtgcttttttgtaatatacgctgctcgctttcttctcaccgacGCCCATCGCAAtactcggagtgcccgtgcaagttctgtagtagctgtagttctgtagtactcgtagctagaaaaaaaagtaaaagtaagtcagctgcggaaggtaatgaacatgtttactaccacgaacagtggcaaatccaacgttttcaagtagtggatgtgtggcaattcatagacaatacaacatggAATGAGAAGtgtttacctttttgaagtaaaaatttagtaggtaaaatgcagtagcagtacccgtgcaagttctgtagtagccgTAGTTCTgcagtactcgtagctggaaaataagtaaaaataattcagctgcggaaggaaatgaacatgtttactatcacaaacagtggcaaatccaacgttttcaaccctttcagtgaagtagactcatttatgcgtgtTCTAAGGTCGACCCCCGTAGAcgcatatttgcgactttcccagcaattttattattcgttgataacataaccaacgatctttatgacttttatggtagtgacagtgttgtcctaagatggctctataaaattagcctaaaatttaatgttaaatttttgtttgagaattgccaacttaaaaacgaaccttttttgtgcgagttcattaattgcgtccgagttaaaaaacaaataactatttATGTTGATAGCCGATGATATGATAGCCGATTctgatttttgtgattacacagataattaaaatgcacaatgTATAGgtacaacaaattttttgcatagcagtgcttgttaacatgttggcaaaatctacgATATTGTTATAGCTCCTTTTACTGGTTTTATAACTAAGGCAATGCTATAACAACAGTATACCAAACTTAGCGTAGCTATCTCAATCAATCACGATTACTGATAAATGCAATAATTCAAAGTACCTTGAGTTCAAATTTTCTATAATTCAAAAAGCGTTATTGAGTTGATCTCGATCCCAGTGCGTCCACCGCTTTGGAAGTCCAAACTCCAAAAGAATACCTTTTTGTCCTCCGAATCTCCCACCTCAGGTTAGTTAGAGACACCCTGCCAGCGTGTAACAATCTTATTGGATCTTTCCTTAAACCTGGAAGTTCTAGCCTGAGACGCAATAGTAGAAAAGATGTTGAGTTAGACTGACGATGTCGTTTGGTAGAATATCAAGATTCTAGACTACCTCCGCTTTCTAATTTTAGCTAGATTACGCAGTTCATGACCTTCCCAGTACaggttggcagtaaatattaattagatgtaatttactactcattaatttatttatggtgtagtaaattttatttaattcactgctaatatttactactaatttaattttactacttactcatattaattaagtttgcttcgtacgaccgaatcgaaaaaggaaagaccgctctataatctaTCGCATCACCAATATTCGGAAGTTATCGGTAACTCAACatattgagaaaacaactcctaaagatacaatattagcatatcagtatttatcgttcATCTCTACGATGgataggttatgtatagtagaggcatgtactaaccggagaatcccgttaacgcaccctagatacctagtagcggctaatagtcggaaaagtacggtactctataaggcggacaatagtagtatagtgagagcagatctacacacactaggcggagcttagggagcaggaagtgacatcacatcaggatctgtttgattgacagttggggggcggagctaggcggtgttgagtcatggtgtgagtcatggcgatctgtgtgattcgtggtgcgagtgagtaatggtgtgagttggttggtgacgtcgcggtggtggtgtcggtggccgagtggtgagtcgggccgcgagacgattcgcggttgtatttgggattatcggatttcgttggcgtccggtagaggtcgctcttccgtgccgtttcggggattgacggagagctcggtggcgacgggttgacggacggtggcggatggatttcgagatcgtcggagcttgtatgtattttcttttttccgatcccgaatgagaatgatgtgtctgcgaacgaatattcattttgattgtaaacttcataaattctgaaattatccatcgctgttatggttccactacttttttaaagataatgtataaattgatgaagtattattagttagtgttgattgttactggagcttctgaggagtcaacttccaatagtatgaatatcgacattatttctgaaagaacttcccaattgaatatgaaacaaagagagtatagaagaccaaccaagtctagattgaacagaactacgtcattacgaagatcatcaagaaaaagttcggtagtaaagcggttaatcgaatccaaggaaaattatatggaaggagatgagaaaattacgccacctattgcaacagtttttaaaaccgaggaaatgcaagaaccatggaaatggattgatctaaaagttttggatattccagcttcgttagaagtaatacaagcaaataagtctgaagaaaatgacaattgtgagattgcgttgcaattcttcgttgaacgtaagggagagcgtgtggtattatgttcgatcatcgaacctcaaaagtataacattccctcatcatttcaatggttgacaccagctctcatgatattggatcgaagtgagatttacatgaactctaagtcttcatcaggattaaaacttttcagaattgacggagcatgcaatctgaaggaattcagagagaaattaaacaaagattataaactctgtatatcaagacagtaatgagttaaggaaatgatatcatgattaaattttatatagtttatttgatgatatatcataggaatttaaacttactatcaatggatatgttattgaataaaagttttgtatataaaaatgctaaaacataatataaaaaagactattgaatttcattcaatcccaattttcttcttcttctttcattgtcgaatgagaatgaactgtctacaatcaaaacatacattatttttagtgagatatagtaaaagtaagacatacaatcagattagatgtacatatacttattatctgtactttaataacactcctgatgatctcttactacactttataataattgtacatatacttattctctgtactttattaacactcctgatgatctctgacagcactttataa of the Watersipora subatra chromosome 4, tzWatSuba1.1, whole genome shotgun sequence genome contains:
- the LOC137394054 gene encoding uncharacterized protein; its protein translation is MSKKCSRCNALHWKDERPGICCNNGKVRLRPFSEDIPPVLTRLFQGANPDSEHFFGNIRKYNSCFQMTSFGAKTIDEPGFNPNFKVQGQIYHLIGSLLPIPGEQPQFLQIYFMGDQQAEAERRRGIVEGVRLNVIRELQDVLHEQNKYVRDFKTARERLPENTDDLRIVIHADKHPVGEHEKRFNAPVIDEVAIQIVGQQFERRDIVLQLRSNELQRISETHRAYDTLQYPLIFWRGDDGYNFQLRQTDIRTGEPGTRKVSAMDFYASRLMVRDGSFNYIHRCRKLFLKFAVDMYAKIETERLSFIRHHQTRLRADDYIHLRDAVADDRNANQLGNVVILPSSFTGGPRYMHERMQDAMTYVRHYGRPDLFITFTCNSKWDEISNELLPGQQSYDRHDVVARVFHLKLKQLMDYITTGAIFGAVQCHMYTIEWQKRGLPHAHILIWLCDRIRPEQVDCVISAEIPNRVEDPSYLKLSPSTWYMVHVAR
- the LOC137394053 gene encoding uncharacterized protein, translating into MCHRSADDGGFTKQHTLQAVGEAYDITLDNRWIVPYCPLLSKVFNAHINVKFCNSVKSIKYICKYVNKGSDQAVFGLERDGAQVDEVARYESGRYISANEAMWRIFSLPIHARHLTVQHLSVHLENGQRVYFTEANLQQQLQEPRDTTLTAFFKLCTLDDFARTILYCQLPAYYTFDASTKCWKRRVHGAAVPDHLGIYQTDALARVYTVHHNNRECFFLRIMLHHVVGPMSFQHLRTVEGHVCATFHEACRRLGLLEDDAQWREALEEAATVRSPAQMRKLFAIMLSTCQLSHLLQLWEEFKEHLAEDILFHERQLLQDQQLQFTDRMFNIALIFIEDQVLEVTNNNLSVYGLPRPVRVEQPVVCREILRETAYDREELRCHVETNEPLLLEEQRAAYNTVLEKIEQNSGGVVFLHAPGGTGKTFVTNLILAKVRESGKIALAVASSGIAATLLPGSRTVHSALKLPLNLARTENPVCNIKKNSGTAQLLQRCVLIVWDECTMSHKLAFEALNLTLKDLRENNRLFGGVTLLLSGDFCQTLPVIQRGTPADEINVCIKASFLWPSVVQLHLTRNMRAAILGDETSAHFAAGLLRIGEGRLPVSAEDGLVSLDGYGTFVDSTEELQENVYPNLRQRFQDVYWLSERAILCPRNDAAAAINSQLLAQLPGNSKTFTSVDTSLTDDAAVEYPVEFLNSLDLPGLPAHKLQLKIGTPIMLLRNLNPPKLCNGTRLIVAQMFSHVIQAKIISASGRGEYVFIPRIPIIPTDLPFEFKRIQFPIRVCFAMTINKSQGQSLKVAGIDLLSPCFSHGQLYVACSKVGTSRKLYIHTPDRKTKNVVYPQVLR